The DNA window TGGAGGTGCGGGAGAACCACCTGTTCATCAACGCGCCGGACTCGGCGACCGCCCGCGTGGTCGACGACGAGCACCAGGTGCGCGACGTCGACAAGTACGCCAACGACGTGCTCGGCGGCGACCCGCCGCCGGTGCCCCCGCCGCCGCCTCCGCCGAAGAAGCCGAAGGTGGGCAAGCCGGGCGCGCCGCGCAGCGTCACCGCCTCGGCCGGCGACGCGCAGGCGCGGGTTGGCTGGCAGCCCGCGGCGGCGAACGGCGCCGACATCGTCCGGTACGTGGTGGAGGGCGGTGGTCAGCGCCTCGAGGTGGGCGCCAACCAGCGGTCGGTGGAGGTCACGGGCCTGACCAACGGCGAGACGTACCGGTTCTCGGTGCACGCGGTCAACGCCAAGGGCGACGGACCGGCGCGTACCAGCAACCCGGTCACCCCGACGGCGGAGGTGCCGGACCCGCCGGCCAGCGTCACCGCCGAGGCCCGGCCGGACGGCACGGTCCTGGTGAGGTGGCCGGCCGCGAACGGGCAGGGCAACACGATCGCGAAGTACGCCGTGACCGCCACCTCGGCCGGCGCGAACGCTCCGGCCGGTGAGTCGACGAAGACGGAGCTGGTGGTCCCGGCGGGCGAGCTGGAGTACGGCAACCAGTACGCGTTCACGGTGGTGTCGGTCAACGACCGGGGCGCCGGTTCGGTGGCGTCCCCGGTGAGCAACTCGGTCGTGCCGTTCGCCCCGCCGGGTCAGCCGGTCGGCCTGCGGGCGACGACCGTGGCCGACCAGCCGGGCACGGTGGCGGTGCAGTGGTCGCCGGCGGCGCCCAACGGTCGGCCGGTGACGAAGTACCTGGTGGAGGCGGGTGGCAGGACCAGCGAGGTGACCGACACCCGGGCCACCGTCGGCGGGCTCGGCGACGGGCAGAACGTCACGGTCAAGGTCCGGGCGGTCAACGAGGCCGGGCCGGGCCCGGAGGCCACCGACACGGCGCGGACGGTGGCGCAGCCCCGGATCACGGTCACCGGCTCCTCGGCGACGGCCACCTCGGTCACGGTCACCTTCACCGTGGACGCCGGGGGCGGGAAGCCGGCGTGCACGGTCAGCGTGCCGGGCCAGGCGCCGGTCGCCGCGGCCGACTGCGCCCGCGCCACGGTGTCGGACCTGACGCCGGGGACCGCGTACACGGTCACGGTGACGGTGCGCAACGCCGCCGGCCAGGGCATGGCGACCCGGGCGCAGAGCACCGACGCGCTCTACGGGATCGCCACCTGCAACAACGGGCCCTCGGGCGACCAGCGGACGTACTGCGACGCCGAGGTCGACGGCCGCAACGGCAACGAGGTCTTCAGGGTCACCCGGCAGGACAACAACCAGCAGGTCGGCTGGGCGAGGCCGGATACCCGGCTGAAGGCGTACTGCAAGAAGCAGGGCGCCAACGTCAACTCCTGGATCTACAACAACCAGAAGCAGAGCACCTGGTGGGTGCAGGTCGAGTTCAGCGGCAGGAACTACATCCCGTGGGCCTGGCTCAACCTGGAGGGCGGCGACAACATCAACGTCCTGCCCACCTGCTGACCACGCGCCACCCAGGCAAGGAGCACCGCCGTGAACACCCGTGAACCGCTCACCCAGCCGGAGGTGCAGGGCTTCGCCGCCCTGGCCGCCCGGCTGGCCGAGAACGTCAACTCGGTGGTGCTCGGCAAGCCGCAGGTGGTCCGGTTGGCGCTGACCGCGCTGTTCGCGCAGGGGCACGTCCTGCTGGAGGACGTGCCCGGGGTCGGCAAGACCACCCTCGCCCGGGCGATCGCCGCGACCGTCAAGGGCCAGTGGCGGCGCATCCAGTTCACCCCGGACCTGCTCCCCTCCGACGTGTCCGGGGTGACGATCTTCAACCAGGCCACCCGCGGTTTCGAGTTCCACCCGGGGCCGGTGTTCGCCAACATCGTCATCGCCGACGAGATCAACCGGGCGTCGCCGAAGACCCAGTCGGCGCTGCTGGAGGTGATGGAGGAGCGCACCGTCACCGTCGACGGGGTCCGCCACCCGGTGCCGCAGCCGTTCCTGGTGGTGGCGACGCAGAACCCGGTGGAGATGGATGGCACGTACCGGCTGCCGGAGGCGCAGCTGGACCGGTTCCTGGTGAAGCTGTCCGTCGGCTACCCGGACGAGGCGGTCGAGGTGGAGGTGCTGCGCGGGGCGACGGTCCGCTCCCCCGAGGCGCTGCCCCCCGTCACCGACACCGCCACCGTCGGGGAGATGGTGCAGATGGCCCGCCGGGTGCACATCGCCGAGCCGCTGTACGCGTACGCGGTGCGGCTGGCCGCGGCGACCCGCGGCCACCCGCAGGTGCGGGTGGGGGTGAGCCCCCGCGGGGTGATCGCGCTGACCCGGGCGGCGTGCGCGTACGCGCTGATCGACGGGCGGGGCTGGATCATGCCGGAGGACCTCAAGGTCCTCGCCGAGCCGGTGTTCGCCCACCGGTTGCTGCTCAGCCCCGACGCGCAGGTGCGCGGGGTGACCGCCGCGGAGGTGCTGCGCCAGGCGGTCGCCTCGGTGCCGGTGCCGCTGCCGTCGGGTCAGCTCGCCCCGGCCCGCTGACGGCCGGCCGCAGGGACGTGGGGATCACCGCCCGGGGCGCCGGGCTGCTCGTGGCCGCCGTGGTGCTGCTCGGCGCCGGTTTCCGGTTCGCGTACCCGGAGCTGACCCTGCTCGGGGTGGCCGCCGCCGGCGCGGTCGGATACGCCCTGCTGGTGGCGTCGTGGCGGCCCCGGCTTCAGGTGCGCCGGCACGCCGACCCGGACCGGGTGTCGCGGGGCGAGCCGGCCCGGATGGTGCTGACGGTGCGCAACACCGGGCGGCTGCGGGCGGCGAACCTGCTGGCCGAGGACCGCTGCGGCGAGCGCACCGTGCCGGTGCCGGTGCTGCGGCTGCGTCCCGGCCGGGACGTCACCGTGGCCTACGACGTGCCGACCGACCGGCGGGGCGTGGTGCGGGTGGGTCCGCTGCGGGTGACACGGCGGGACCCGCTGGGGCTGGTGGCGCTGGCCCGCGCGTACCCGGGGACGGTGCCGGTGTGGGTGCACCCGCGCGTGCACCCGTTGACGGCGGTGCCGACGGGCGCGGGGCGAAGCCTCGACGGCCGCGTCGACGGGGTGCCGCACGGGTCGATCACGTTCGACTCGCTGCGCGAGTACGTGGTCGGCGACGAGCTGCGCCGGGTGCACTGGCGCACCAGCGCCCGGGTCGGCGAGCTGATGGTGCGGGAGAACGTGGACACCAGCCTGCCCCGGATCGTGGTGCTGCTGGACAACCGGGCCGCCGCCCACCGCGATCCGGAGTCGTTCGAGTCGGCCTGCGAGGCGGCGGCGTCGGTGCTGGTGGCGGCGCTGCGCGCCGACCTGCCGGTGGTGCTGCTGCTGGTCGCGCCCGAACGCCCGACGGGCGACGGCGGGCCGGCGCCGGTCGGTGCGCCCGGCCGGCGGCGGTGGGTCCCCGCCCGCCGGGCGGCGGCCCGGGCGGCGGCCGTCGAGGAGTCCGCCGGTCCGCTGGACCGGCTCGCCGCGGTACGCCTCGACGGCGATGACGCGGCGGAGGCGCTGCGCGGCGCGACGAGGCGGCTGCGGCAGGAGCGCCTCGGCGACACCCTGGTCTTCCTCACCGGCCCGGACGGCCGGGGCGACCTGGGGCACGTCGGCGCGCTGCGCGGGGCGTACCCGTCAGTGGTGGTCGGGGTGTTCGGGGCGGCGGATCCGACGCCGGCGGCCGCGACCGGGATGGTGGTCGTCGACGCGGCCGACGGGGCCGGGTTCGCGGCCGGGTGGGACGGGGTGCGCCGGTGGTGAGGGTGCTCGGGGCGGCGCGGGCGGCGGTGGCGCCGCTGACGCTGGCGACGCTGGTCGCGCTGACCGGGGTGGTGCTCGGCCGGGTGTACGCGGACGGGCTGCTGACCGGGCTGGTGGCTGGCGCCGGGGCCGGCGCGGTGCTGGTCAGCGTGGCCGCCCGGCGGCTGCCGTCGTGGCTGGTCGCGCCGCTGTCGGTGGCTGCCCTGGCCGGCTGGACGGCGTGGTCGCTGCGGGTGTCCGCGGACGCGGCCGGGCTGGCGGCCCCGCTGGTCGACGTCGCGGCGGACGCGGCCCGCAACGGCATCCCCCGGCTGCTGACCGCGATGATCCCCGTCGAGCCTGCTCCGGACACGGTGCTGGTGCCGCTGGTCGCCGCGTGGCTGGCCGGCCTGGCCGGCGCCGAGGTCGGGCTGCGGGCCGGCCGGCTGTTGCTGGGCTACCTGCCGCCCGCGCTGCTCTACGCCGGGGCGCTGTACGTGGTCGGGCCGAACGCGGACCCGGCGATCTGGCCGACGGTGGCGTTCGCGGCGGTCGCCGCCGTGGGCCTGGCCGTGCCGGCCGGGCGGGCGGCGCCGCCGGGTGCGGACCCGACCGCCGGACTCCCGCCCGGGGTGCGGGCGGCGGTGCGGGTACGGCTGGCCGCCACGACGGCGGCCGGGTTGGCGGTGGTGGTCGGGCTGGCCGCCCTGCTCGGCCCGGCGGTGGCCGGCCGGGTGGAGGGCCGGCCGGTGGACCCGCGCCGGTACGTGGAGCCGCCGCAGGTGGAGTCGCTGGACGAGAACCCGCTGATCCGGATCTCCGGCTGGGCCCTGAACCCGGAACAGAAGCTGCTGGAGGTGAGCACGCGACGCGACAACTCCCCGGCTTCGGCCGCACCGGCGGGCGGAGGGCCGGAAGTCGACGAGGCGCGGGACGGCGGGGGCGCACCGGGCCGGGCGGCGCCGATCAGGCTCGCCGTGCTCAGCGACTACGACGGGGTGACGTGGCGGGTCGGGGCGACGTACCGCAACGCCGGGCGGATCCTGCCGGAGACCCCGACCGCGCCGGGGTCGACGGTCGAGACGGTCCGGCAGGAGATCACCGTGGCCGACCTGACCGGGCGGCTGCTGCCCGCCGTGGCCACCCCGCGGGAGGTCAGCGGCGCCCGCGTCGCGTACGACCCGCAGACCGGGACGCTGATCCGGCCGGAGGGGCTGACGCCGGGGCTGCGGTACACGGTCACCTCGGCGGCGGAGCGGCCCGACAGCAACCTGCTCGCCACGGCGGACGTACCGGCCGGGGACGCGGTGGCGCGGGTGCTGCGGGTGGCCGACGGGGCGCCGGACCCGCTGCGCCGGCTCGCCGCCCAGCTCGCCGAGGACAACAGCGCCCGTACGCCCGGGCGGCGACGATCGAGCAGTTCCTCGCCGAGCACTACCGGATGGTGGCGGACGCGCCCAGCGGGCACGCGTACCCGAACCTGGAGTTCTTCCTGTTCGGCCCGCGCAGCGGCGGCGGCCAGCGGGGCACCTCCGAGCAGTTCGCGGCGGCGTTCGCGGTGCTCGGCCGGCTGGCCGGGCTGCCCACCCGGGTCGTCGTCGGGTTCTCCTCCCCCGGCGACGGGCCGGTGCGCGCGGCGGACGCGTTCGCCTGGCCGGAGGTGCTGTTCTCCGGGGTCGGCTGGGTGCCGTTCGACCCGCTGCCCCGCCCCGACGAGCAGCCGCGCCCGGTCGAGGAGGACTTCCGCCCGGCGCCGGACGAACCGCCGCCGTCGGAGGCGCCCGAGCCCACCCCGGGGCCGGCGGAGTCCGCGCCGCCGGTGGCCGCGCCTGGCGGGCCGGCCGAGCCCGCCGGGGTGTCGACGCCGGTGCTGGTGGGCGGCGGCGCGGGCGGCCTGGTGCTGCTCGTCGGGGCGGCGCTGGCGGTGCTCGTGGCGCTGCGGCGGTCCCGGTCGCGGGTCCGGCTGTTCGCCGGCGACCCCGCGCAGCGGATCTCGGGCGCCTGGCGGGAGGTGACCGACGCGCTGCGGCTGGCCGGACGCCCGGCCGGCGGGGACCTGGCCGCCACCGAGGTCGCCGCCCGCGCCCACGCCGCCCTGGCCGAGGCCCGCGCCGGCACCTCACCGCCGGGCCCCGGCATGCCGGAGGTCGACGTGGCCGAGCTGGCGGGGCTGCTGAACCAGCAGGCGTTCGCCCCCGGCGCCACCACCGCCGAACAGGCCGAGCGGGCGGCCGCCGTGGCCGCCGCCTACACGGCCGCCCTGCGCGCGGCCCGTCCCTGGTGGCGCCGGCTGCTGTGGTCGGTGCACCCCGGCCCGCTGCGCTGGCCGACGGCGGTGAGCAGCCCCGCCGCCGAGCAGGTGTGCAGCAGGTAGCCCTGGCCCCGGGCGAGCATCCCGGGCAGCACCGCCCGGGCGGACTGGACGTGGGCCAGCACGTTGACCCGCCACGCCCGGTCCCAGTCGGCGGCCGGGGCGTCCAGGCCCGCCCCGGTGGCCACCCCGGCGTTGGCGCAGAACAGGTCGATCCGGCCGTACCGCCGCTCGGTGTCGGCCACCAGGTCGCGGACCTGCTCCTCGGCGGTGACGTCGACCTGGGCGGCGCGGGCGACCGGGCCGACCTCGTCGGCGACGGCGCGCGCCCCGGCCGGGTCGAGGTCGGCCACCACGACCGCCGCCGCGCCCTCGGCGGCGAACCGCCGGGTCAGCGCGGCGCCGATGCCGCCGGCCCCGCCGGTGAACACCGCCACCCGGTCGGTGAGGTTCATCGTCGGCTCCTCTCCGCTCGGCCGCCCGGCGAGGACCGTCAGGCCGGGCCCAGCCGGGCGATCAGGAAGGCCGCCACCGTCATACCCCAACGGTTCGTCACCGGTCGATCCTTCCGCTGTCCCGGCGCCCCGGCAAGATCCCGCGGGTGTTCGTCTTCGCGCTCACCCGCATCGTGGCCCGCTCGTTCGAGGACCTGGCCATCGAGGGCCAGATCTCGGGCTGGTCCCCGGTCACCGGCACGGGCAAGACGCTGCTGGTCATGCTGGCGCTGTGGTCGGTGTGGCAGGGCACGGCCTGGACGACGAGCCGGTACGACCCGTACAACGTGTGGCTGCAGAGCATCGTGATGATCGCGCTGGGCTCGACGATGGTGCTGGGGGTGGCCGTGCCCCGCGCGTTCACCTCCCTCGGGTTGGCGTTCGCCGTGGGGTACGTGGTGGCCCAGGTGAGCCGGCCGTTGATCCTGCTGCTGGCACTGGGCCGGCAGCGGCTCCGAGGGCTCAAACAGCGGATGTTGATCGTTCTCAGCGCCACGGCGGTGCTGTGGCTGGCCGGCGCGCTGCTGACCACCAACGTCCGGATCGTGCTCTGGCTGGCGGCGCTGACGATCGAGTACCTGGCCGGCCGGTTCGGCTGGCCGGTGCCCCTGCTCGGCCGATCGGCGGTGAACAGGTGGCAGCTCGGCGGCGCGCACCTGATGCTGCTGGCGGTGGCGGACGCCCGCCGGGCCTGGGGCCGCCCGCCGGAGCGGGCCAGACCGCCGTTCTGACCACTGCCGCCGCGCCCGCGCCTGCTCTGGCCTCCTCGGGTGACCTTCTCGATCGTGGGCCGCTCGGCGGACGGCCGGCAGCACGGCGTGGCCGTGGCCAGCAAGTTCCTCGCCGTCGGCGCGCTGGTGCCGGCCGCCGCGGCGGACGACGCCGCCCGCACCGACGCCGTCCGTCTCGCCGGCGAGGTGGCTCGGGGCGCTGGCCACCCAGGCCCACGCCAACCTCGCCTATCGGGAGCAGGGGCTGGCGCTGCCGCGCACCGGGGTCGCCGCCGCGGACGTGGTCCCGGGGCTGCTGGCCCACGCCGGCCACCCCGTCGGCGCGGCCGGGCTGGACGACGCGCTGGCCTCGTGGGCCGGGGTGAAGAACCTGGAGGAACGCCTGGTTTCCGGCCGGATCGACCCGATCGTCCTGGCGCACCTGCGCCGCGCCGCCCCGCCGCGGGACTGAACGCCGACGCCGTTGATCCAGACCGGGTCGCCACCGTAGATTGTGGACCCGCGGACTGAGGGGTGCAGATGCGAACTGTCGACGGGCGGGACGGCCTGATCATCGCGATCGACCAGACCCGGCTGCCGCACGAGGTCGAGTTCCTGGAGATCGGGACCGTCGAGGACCTGATCGTCGCGATCCGGTCGCTGGCGATCCGGGGCGCGCCCGCGATCGGCGTCGCCGGGGCGCTCGGGGTGGCCCTCGCCGCCCGGCTGCACCCGGACGACCCGGCGAAGCTGCGCGAGGCGCTCGACGCGATCCGGGCCGCCCGCCCCACCGCCGTGAACCTCGCCTGGGGCGTCGACCGGGTACGCGCCCGGCTCGAGGCCGGCGGCGCCGAGGCGGCCCTCGCCGAGGCCCTGACGGTGCTGGAGGAGGACGTCCGCTGCTGCCGGGAGCTGAGCGAGCGGGGCGCCCGCTGGCTGGTCGAGACGGTGGGCCCGCAGGTGGCGGTGCAGACCCACTGCAACGCCGGCGCGCTGGCCACCGTCGAGTGGGGCACCGCGCTCGGCGTGGTCCGGTCCCTGCAGCAGCACGGGGCGCTGGCCCACGTGTACGCCTCGGAGACCCGCCCGCTGCTGCAGGGCGCGCGGCTGACCGTGTGGGAGCTGGCGCAGATCGGGGCGCCGCACACCCTGGTGGTGGACTCGGCCGCCGCGTCGGTGCTGGCCCAGGGGCTGGTCGACGCGGTCGTCGTCGGCGCGGACCGGATCACCGCCAACGGCGACGTGATCAACAAGGTGGGCACGTATCCGCTGGCGCTGGCGGCGGCCCGCGCCGGCGTGCCGATGGTGGTCGCCGCCCCGGAGTCGACCGTCGACCTGGCCACCCCGTCCGGCCGGGACGTCCACATCGAGGTACGCGCCCCCGAGGAGATCACCGCCCTCGGTGCCGCGGCCCTGGCCCCGAAGGGCACCGGTACCCTCAACTACGCCTTCGACGTGACCCCGGCGGACCTGGTCACCGCCATCGTCACCGAGCGTCGGGTCATCCTGCCGTCCGCCGGTGGCCGCCCCGACGACCCCGCCGACCGGGCCTGACCCGCCCCGCCCCCTGCCGCGAGGAGCCGCCCCGATGCGCAACCGCTGGTCCGCCGCCGACGCCCCGGACAGCTCCGATCCGGTCGCGCGGCTCGTGTACGCGTCCCGGCTGCTCGGGGCCGACACCGACCTGGTGCTGCACGGCGGGGGGAACACCTCGGTCAAGACGACGGTCACCGACCTCACCGGCGAGCCGGTGGAGGTGCTCCACGTCAAGGGCAGCGGCTCGGACCTGGCGACCATGGACGCGTCCGGCTTCACCGCGTTGCGGCTGGACCGGCCGCGGGCGCTGCTGCGACTGGAGCGGCTCGGCGACAGCGACATGATGAACGAGCTGCGCTGCGCCCGCCTCGACGCGACCGCGCCGGACCCGAGCGTCGAGACGCTGCTGCACGCGCTGCTGCCGCACCCGGCAGTGCTGCACAGCCACGCCGACGCCCTGCTGGCCCTGACCAACCAGCCGAAGGGCGCCCGGCTGGTCGAGGAGGTCTACGGCGACAGCGTCGTCGTGGTCCCGTACGTCATGCCCGGCTTCGACCTGGCCCGGCTCTGCGCGCAGCTGTACCCGGAGCGCGCCCACAGCGGCACCGTCGGCGTGGTCCTGCTCAACCACGGGCTGTTCACGTTCGGCGCGGACGCCGAGGAGGCGTACCGCCGGCACATCGAGCTGGTCACCCTGGCCGAGGAACGGGTGGCCCTGCCGCGGCCCCGGGTCGCGCCGGCCGCACCGCGTCCGGTGGACCGGGTCCGGCTGGCCGGGCTGCGCCGGGAGGTCTCCGCCGCGGCGGGCGTCCCGATGCTGCTCAGCCGCCACGAGGACCCGGCCGTGCGGGCGTTCCTCGACCGGCCCGACCTGGCGGAGGTCGCCACGCGTGGCCCGGTCACCCCGGACCACGTGCTGCGCACCAAGCGGATCCCGCTGGTCGGCACCGACGTGGCCGGGTACGCCGACGCCTACCGCCGGTACGTCGACGAGAACCGCTCCCGGGCCCGCACCACGCTGACCGTGCTCGACCCCGCGCCCCGGGTGATCCTCGACCGGGAGCTGGGAATGCTCACCGCCGGCCGGCGGGCCGCCGAGACCGTGATGGCCCGGGACATCTACCGGCACACCGTCGACGTGATCGAGGCGGCCGAGGCGGTCGACGGCTACCAGGCGCTGCCGGCCCAGGACATCTTCGACCTCGAGTACTGGGAGCTGGAGCAGGCGAAGCTGCGCCGGGGCGGTCCGGCGCCGGAGTTCGCCGGCGAGGTGGCGGTGGTGACCGGGGCGGCCTCGGGCATCGGCCGGGCCTGCGCCGAGGCGCTGCTGGCCCGGGGCGCCTGCGTGGTGGCCCTGGACCGGGACCCGTCGGTCGGCCGCTCGGACGGGCCGGCCCGACTCGGCCTGACCGTCGACGTCACCGACTCCGCGGCCGTCGACGCCGCCCTGGACGCGGCGGTGGACCGGTTCGGCGGGGTCGACATCGTCGTCGCGTCCGCCGGGATCTTCCCGCCCAGCCGGGACATCGCCGCGCTGGACCCGACCGATCTGCGGCGCACGATGGCGGTCAACGCCGAGTCCGTGGCGTACCTGTTCTCCCGGGCGCACCCGCTGCTGGCGCTCGCGCCCCGCGGTGGCCGGGTGGTCGTGGTCGCCTCGCGCAACGCGCTGGCCCGGGGCCCGGCGCGGTCGCCTACTCCGCCTCGAAGGCGGCGGTGACGCAGGTGGCCCGGGTGGCGGCCCTGGAGTGGGCGGCCGACGGCATCCGCGTCAACGTGCTGCACCCCGACGCGGTCTTCGACACCGGGCTGTGGAGCGCGGAGGTGCTCGAGGCCCGGGCCCGGCACTACGGCCTGACCGTGGCGGAGTACAAGCGGCGGAACCTGCTGCGTACCGAGATCACCAGCGCCCGGGTCGGCGACCTGGCCGCCGCGCTCTGTGGGGAGGCCTTCGCGGCCACCACGGGCGCGCAGATCACCGTGGACGGGGGCAACGAGCGGGTGATCTGACCCCTCGCGGGGCCGGGGCGCGGCCCCGTCCCCGGAAGGGGTCAGCCGGCGGCGAAGGCGAGCCAGCGGACGCCGGCCGCCGCGAGGACGGCGCGTTTCCGGCCGGTGAGCGGCGCCCGCCCGGTGGCCTCGGCGACCAGGGTCGACCCGTCCCAGCCCAGCCCGGCCGGGACGCCACGCCCGCCGGTCACCTCGGCCGCGGCCGGCGTGAGCCACGGCTCGCGCCCCAGGGCGGCGGCCAGGTCCAGGCCGTGCACGCCGACCTCCACCACCCGGGTGACCAGGAACTCGGCCGGGGCCATCGCGTCGCCTCGCACGGCGACCGCCGTCGTTTCGTGCCGACCGGACCGGGTACGCGGCCGGGGCGACGACGAGAGGGGGCTCGGAGATGGCCGGGATCATGCTGCGCAGCGTCGCGTTCAACGACCACGACCGCCTGCCGGATCGTTTCGCCCGGGAGGGCGGAAACGTCTCACCGCCGCTGGAATGGGCCGACGTCCCCGACGGGACGCGGGAGCTGCTGCTGTTCGTCGAGGACCGCGACGCCGGCCGGGAGCCGTTCCTGCACTGGCTGGTCACCGGGATCAACCCGGGCTCCGGCGGGGTCGCCGAGGGCCAGGTGCCCGCCGGCGGCCAGGAGTGGCCCAACGGGTTCGGGGCCACCGGCTGGGGCGGCCCGCACCCGCCGGCCGGCGACGACCCGCACCGCTACTTCTTCCGCCTGTACGCCCTCGAACGGCCGCTGGAGCTGCCGGCCGCGCCCGGCGCCGGCGACGTGCACCGCGCGTTGGTGGACCGGGAGATCGCCAGCGGGAACATGGTGGGCACCTACGTGCGCGGCTGACCGGACGGTCAGCGGGACCCCGGGGCCAGGCCGCCGGGGTCCCGGCCGATCAACCCTTGTGGCGGGGCACCAGGCGGTGCACCGCGGCGAGCGCCAGCGCCGCCACCACGCCCATCGCCCCGGCGATCCCGGCCGCGCTGCCGGCGTACCCGACGAACAGCGGCCGGCGGCCCAGCTCGTGCGGGTCCACCCGGGGCAGGTCGACCAGCCACGACAGGGCGAGCACCGAGGCGACCACGGCCAGCGCGCCGCCGACGCCGAGCACGGCCGCGGCGATCCGGTGCGCGTCGGCCGGTTCCACCTGGGCCCGTTCCCGCTGGGTGACCAGCAGCAGCAGCCCGGCCACCGCCGCCCAGACGCCGACGACCAGGAACGCCGCGACGGCGTCGCTGGGCCGGTGCCAGCCGGCGGAGAGGGTGGCCACCCCGGCGGTGGCGGCGTACCCGGCGCCGAGGAACGCGCCGACGGCGCGCACCTTGCGGGGGAGCACCAGGATCAGCGCCAGCGCCACCGACGCCGCCACGGCCGCGTGCCCGCTCGGCAGGCTGTTGCCCACCGCCGCGCGCTCCGGGTCGATGCCGAAGTCCGGCCGGGCCAGGAAGTACTTGAGCAGCTGGGTGGTCGCGTTCGCGCCGCCGATCAGCAGCGTGGCCGTGACGGCCAGCGCCACCCGGCGGCGCATGAGCGCGATGAAGCCGATCACGGCCGTCGCCGCCAGCAGCGACACCGCCGACATCGCGTTCAGGAGCCGGTCCACCGGCTCGTCGATGCGGTCGTGACCGATCCGGTTGCCGGTCAGCGCGACCGTGTCGAGCCACTGGCCGAGCTCGGTGTGCAGGGCGAAACGCCACACCACGACGAGCCCGGCTGTCTGTGCCAGGGCGAGCACGACCAACCAGACCGCCGTCCAACCCCTTGCCGTCTCACGCACCCGCACACCGTAACGGCACACCGGGGACGTCGCCCACTGGCCCACCGACGGCCGGCGATACGTTGGGGTGGACCTGGAGGAGGTGCCGGTGACCGCCATGCCCGAGCCCGATCAGACGACGGCGGCCCCGCGGCCCGCCGGCCGGCCGGAGTCCCTCGCGGACCTGCTGGGCGGGCGGCGCGGGGCGGTGGACGCGACCCTGCCGCCGGTGGCGTTCGCCCTGGGCTGGCTGTTCACCGGCCGGTCGCTGCTGGGCGGGGTCGCCGCCGCCGTGGTGGCCGGCACGGCGGTGGCCGGCTGGCGGCTGCGGCGCGGAGACCGGCCTCGGTCGGTGCTGGTCGGGCTGCTGGCGGTGTGTGTCGCCGCGCTGGTCGCGTTGCGCACCGGGCGGGCCAGCGACTTCTTCCTGATCCAGGTGCTGTCCAACGCGGCCAGCGCGCTGGCCTGGGCCGTCAGCATCGTCGTGCGGTGGCCGTTGCTCGGGGTGCTGGTGGGTGTGGCGCTGGGCCAGCGGGGGCGGTGGCGGCGCGACCCGGCGCTGCTGCGGGCGTACGCGCGCGGCAGCTGGGTGTGGGCCGGCACGTACGTGCTGCGGCTGGCCGTGTTCGTACCGCTGTACTTCGGCGGGCAGGTGCTGGCGCTGGTGGCGGCGCGGGTCGCGCTGACCTGGCCGCTGGTGGCGGCGGCGCTGGCGCTGAGCTGGCTGGTGATCCGCCGGTCGCTGCCGGCCGGGCACCCGGGGCTGCGGCACCCGGTCACCGAACCCAACCCGCCGGCCGGGAAGACCAGCCGGGGTGAGCGGGCGGAAAGATAAGGGAGA is part of the Micromonospora olivasterospora genome and encodes:
- a CDS encoding fibronectin type III domain-containing protein; amino-acid sequence: MATIDDAVSTGPRASRRRSRLRGGLVTIGTVAALLAAMGLTVLGLGSADNAVANYDASSWLWSAARSEMSRVNGVTARVDTRVEVPGARRHPMQVVQTDRLLILRDLNTGQVSSLDLATLQITATTRTTPGLGVNVALHEDAAFVVDAVQGIVRQLDPRSLVPIGEPVRYPPGITGGSFDGEGRLWIAVPAEGTVSAVTAAELPAEPGSAAPAGGGLSPKKIESYDVTAPSHELVVSTLDNGVAVLDRTAGELVRVRRGEVARTPLRMTGPGALPARTSGPRVPVTVPGERKVLVVGDGGEERQFTVPGRGDGLSPAVAWAGRYYVADETTGTVYSFDSGGQLVDTIGGKGWAGPLELEVRENHLFINAPDSATARVVDDEHQVRDVDKYANDVLGGDPPPVPPPPPPPKKPKVGKPGAPRSVTASAGDAQARVGWQPAAANGADIVRYVVEGGGQRLEVGANQRSVEVTGLTNGETYRFSVHAVNAKGDGPARTSNPVTPTAEVPDPPASVTAEARPDGTVLVRWPAANGQGNTIAKYAVTATSAGANAPAGESTKTELVVPAGELEYGNQYAFTVVSVNDRGAGSVASPVSNSVVPFAPPGQPVGLRATTVADQPGTVAVQWSPAAPNGRPVTKYLVEAGGRTSEVTDTRATVGGLGDGQNVTVKVRAVNEAGPGPEATDTARTVAQPRITVTGSSATATSVTVTFTVDAGGGKPACTVSVPGQAPVAAADCARATVSDLTPGTAYTVTVTVRNAAGQGMATRAQSTDALYGIATCNNGPSGDQRTYCDAEVDGRNGNEVFRVTRQDNNQQVGWARPDTRLKAYCKKQGANVNSWIYNNQKQSTWWVQVEFSGRNYIPWAWLNLEGGDNINVLPTC
- a CDS encoding AAA family ATPase → MNTREPLTQPEVQGFAALAARLAENVNSVVLGKPQVVRLALTALFAQGHVLLEDVPGVGKTTLARAIAATVKGQWRRIQFTPDLLPSDVSGVTIFNQATRGFEFHPGPVFANIVIADEINRASPKTQSALLEVMEERTVTVDGVRHPVPQPFLVVATQNPVEMDGTYRLPEAQLDRFLVKLSVGYPDEAVEVEVLRGATVRSPEALPPVTDTATVGEMVQMARRVHIAEPLYAYAVRLAAATRGHPQVRVGVSPRGVIALTRAACAYALIDGRGWIMPEDLKVLAEPVFAHRLLLSPDAQVRGVTAAEVLRQAVASVPVPLPSGQLAPAR
- a CDS encoding DUF58 domain-containing protein; translated protein: MGITARGAGLLVAAVVLLGAGFRFAYPELTLLGVAAAGAVGYALLVASWRPRLQVRRHADPDRVSRGEPARMVLTVRNTGRLRAANLLAEDRCGERTVPVPVLRLRPGRDVTVAYDVPTDRRGVVRVGPLRVTRRDPLGLVALARAYPGTVPVWVHPRVHPLTAVPTGAGRSLDGRVDGVPHGSITFDSLREYVVGDELRRVHWRTSARVGELMVRENVDTSLPRIVVLLDNRAAAHRDPESFESACEAAASVLVAALRADLPVVLLLVAPERPTGDGGPAPVGAPGRRRWVPARRAAARAAAVEESAGPLDRLAAVRLDGDDAAEALRGATRRLRQERLGDTLVFLTGPDGRGDLGHVGALRGAYPSVVVGVFGAADPTPAAATGMVVVDAADGAGFAAGWDGVRRW
- a CDS encoding low temperature requirement protein A; this encodes MFVFALTRIVARSFEDLAIEGQISGWSPVTGTGKTLLVMLALWSVWQGTAWTTSRYDPYNVWLQSIVMIALGSTMVLGVAVPRAFTSLGLAFAVGYVVAQVSRPLILLLALGRQRLRGLKQRMLIVLSATAVLWLAGALLTTNVRIVLWLAALTIEYLAGRFGWPVPLLGRSAVNRWQLGGAHLMLLAVADARRAWGRPPERARPPF
- the mtnA gene encoding S-methyl-5-thioribose-1-phosphate isomerase encodes the protein MRTVDGRDGLIIAIDQTRLPHEVEFLEIGTVEDLIVAIRSLAIRGAPAIGVAGALGVALAARLHPDDPAKLREALDAIRAARPTAVNLAWGVDRVRARLEAGGAEAALAEALTVLEEDVRCCRELSERGARWLVETVGPQVAVQTHCNAGALATVEWGTALGVVRSLQQHGALAHVYASETRPLLQGARLTVWELAQIGAPHTLVVDSAAASVLAQGLVDAVVVGADRITANGDVINKVGTYPLALAAARAGVPMVVAAPESTVDLATPSGRDVHIEVRAPEEITALGAAALAPKGTGTLNYAFDVTPADLVTAIVTERRVILPSAGGRPDDPADRA
- a CDS encoding YbhB/YbcL family Raf kinase inhibitor-like protein, which produces MAGIMLRSVAFNDHDRLPDRFAREGGNVSPPLEWADVPDGTRELLLFVEDRDAGREPFLHWLVTGINPGSGGVAEGQVPAGGQEWPNGFGATGWGGPHPPAGDDPHRYFFRLYALERPLELPAAPGAGDVHRALVDREIASGNMVGTYVRG